The genomic region GGccggcagaggagggtgcccggGAACAGCCGCCTCCCAAAGCGCCCCCGGGGAGCTCGGGAGCagaccagagctctgccagtcagccctgggagaggtttgcccgcccagcccaggagcaatggtgcctttttctccctgccagggagatgcgccgTGTCTCCATCATCTGGTGCTGCAGCATGGCATCCGGCCTCTTTGAGCTGCTCAGCGAAGGCGTTTCAGACTGGGAACTGCCCGCCCTGGCCTTCCTGGTGGAGGTGAGCCccatggccagcgctgcctggctcagctgcctcccacccctctgccctctcgtagccgcagctgcctgggacgctgcccgtgccctgtgctgctgccttggctcGGCCCTGTGCACTtctgagctcctgccagctgggcacctctgtgcctgctctgtgccttgcAGCTCCTGGATTGCCTGGACTTGAGCCAATGCGCTGAACAAGTCCTGGAGATCCTGACAAGTCACCTGCAGAGCCAGTCCAGGGAGATGCGTCGCGTGGCGCTCCGAGGCCTCGTGGTGCTCACCTCGATGGTGAGAAGGAGGCAAcagctgaagctgtgctggcagcgtGGGGGTGGGGCAAGCAGCCCCttgggctcagctgggctttggcagctgtggcagctgctcccagctctccaggctcgctgttcagctgcctgagtgctttgggacaggccttcattttctgagccctgcagcagcagcagcagcagcgtggggTTGCCCAGCCTTGTTTTGCACACAGGATCCAAGCATGTACAGCCTGACCGAAAGCCTTGTGAAGCTACTCTGGGATAGGGATGAAGACATCGTGGAGAAGACCCTCATTGTGCTCATcctcctgatgctgcaggaaGACCTGGCAATAGCCagccccatcgccctgcagctggctgaggcgctctgGCACCTCTTTGACAATgtgaggctctgtgcccccagccatgggcacttgGGTGCTGCCTTGGgcctgggcacaggggggcctggagcagctgatGTGAAGGGATTAGGCTTCCTTTCCAACAGGACAACAGCcttgtgcagctgctctccatttgCCTCTTCCAAGACGTGATTGCCTTTGTAGTGGCAAAGGGAGAAAAGCCCCTGAAGAAGCCtgtgagccagagcctgctcccactcttcttccactgccacgatgagaaCCCgtgtgtggcacaggtgaggcctcctgggtgtccccatgggagggggctcagctgtctccccagcccctggcacctgaCGGGCTCCAGCCTCCTCCCGGCCCTGGCTCAGAGATgcggctcctgtgccctgggctgcggtGCCAtctctggctctctgctgctctgcaggcctctcgggaaacgctgctttctGCAGTGAGCTTCCTGAAGAGGAAGGAtctcaagcagctgctgcagacggATCAAATGTGGAGATTTGCTGAGTGCTTGGTAAGGACAGCCCGGAATGCCCAGCCCAATCcctgcagcagccgcctgcccacGGCGCCCagtctgtggggctggcagctgtggcccctGCCCAGTGCCGCACGCAGGGGCACCGGCCTGCGCCCCACACGCCGCTCCCTTCCCTGGGCCgtgcgggctctgctccaggctcctctggccccaaggccggtGCCGACGGAGCCCCGAGCcagccgggctctgctgcgGGGCAGCACCGCGGCTCGCCGGGCCCTGTGCCCCGTGCCGAGCCCGGCGCctgcggctgctgcccgggcctcggggctctgtgggcagggggagcagcgCCGGCCGTGGggagcgcccggcccaggggcagggcCCGCATCAACCCTTTCCCTCCGTgccctgccgctctctgcagctggcagaggacaggagccgagcggccgagcacctgcgcctgGCCCTGCCCTACCTGCGGAGcgcacaggagcccctgcgagaggcggccgtcaggttcatgggtgagcgcCAAgcccggctccctccccggcccgccccattgccgcagctcggccccggccctgCCTGCTGTGCCGGCAGCAGGATCCGGGCGCGGGCATGGGCAGCCCCcgctggcctgggcattgctgctgccgccctctggcagccgtgccctggggcggcagcgtgcgccaggggcccgggctgagccctgcccggcCAGCAGGGCGTGAGgcctcagggctggcagcgcccgTGGGCGGCAGCTGTGCCTCTGAAGGCAGGACAcgctctgtgctccccagggatgGCCGGGCGCTACCTGACAGGGCAGCAGCCGCACTTCCGCATCATCTGCAGCGGTGAGTGAGGCCCGCGGGCTCTCGGCGGGGGCTGCCGCTGGCAGCTGCGTTCCCTGGCCCGCCCGCCGACGGCTCCGCTCCCTGCGCGCCCCAAGGGCAGCGGGGCCACAGCGCAGACACCTTGCAGGGGCCTGCGGGAcattcctggccagcagctgccagctcgtCCTTCTTGgctcctgcttcctccaggcCGTGCCAGCAGCTGCGTGGCACGGACGAGGCTggaggctctgcccagctcgCCGCAGATCCAGCcactgactgtgcctctgtttctctctctgcagcccttcaGGACATGACggatgacagcagccctgccatcTCATGCCTGGCGCTTCAAGCTCTGCACATCCTTTTAGCTGTACAGAGCGTTCCCTGCTCCCGGCTCCAGAGGATGCGAGACCAACTCCGCCGCCTCTGGCAGTCGCGGCCTTTCCTGTGTGCCCGTGGCTGAGTGTCCTGCCGCGGCGCTGTGGAGAACTGATCCGGGAGGCTGCGTCTGCTGGGGCCGCCTGAGCCTGCGGGGAACAcctctcctctgccagcacttcctttcccttcacCCACTCCAGGAACATTAAATTGCTGTTGTTGGATAGCCGGGTGTCCAGCAGCTTTCTCTTGGTGCACAGTGTCTTCAGGCCAatggggaagaggggaaagGCTGCTTGGTCTGCGCAATTTGCCCGAGCGTGCGGTGTGGAAGGGAAAGTGGCCAAAcgcccctcggcctttggtggttcctGCAGGAATGTTTTTGTTCCTGCATCAAGTCATCTGGAGCTGGGGGAACAAGTGTGTTCCGTGTCCATGGAAGAGCAGAAATTGGCAGGATGTGTCCGCTTCCACCGCTTGTCTTGGCTGTTCCTTcgcagtgctggcagcaccatCAGAGACACACCACACATTCTCTCATGCCAGGGTCATCCCAGTCTTCTGCACTTGCCCAGGCTCCTCCCAGGTtcaccagggaaaatggctgctCGTGCCAGTCCATCCCCTTGCCCAGAAGGCACCCGCTTGTGTTTGGGCAcgagctgctggccacagccagaCGGGCAGCACCCGCAGCACTGGCCATCAGATGCTGGGCTGATGTTTCTATCCACAAAGCAAGAAAAACAGCCAGAAGCACACAAGGCAACTTGACAGCATCTCTGTAAGAATGTCATTGTCCTGTGAAAGTCAATAGTGGACGGTGGTTCTGTGCTGCAGACAATCACTTTCAAgcaaaaatcattccaggaagGGACAACAGCCTCTTCCTTCTGACAGATATcaagtgtcttggtttggaaagacaggagtctgttaaggaaggcaggagcctcccctgaaatggactATGTaagccctccccatccctccaaattgctataattttttaattaagacaCTCCCaggaaaaaatatgggagcaggaaataacagttctttaacaggaaaaagaaaaaaaaataataaaataaacaatgcagtacactagaacaacactgacagagtcacaAGCCACCCTGACACGCTGtggggtgttggtggcagtccaattggaaatgtggctgcagtcctcctgcaggGTCAGGTGTGGGtctgttggagcaagggggTCCTgcagagaaggatgtattcttcctctgaagatctagtagaagaagaggcagctgctgttcctctggggaatcccgtgcagaaagctgtgctggtgtctcaaaaacctctggattatatctgggtaggaatgcttggctcctccctctgggcggagcatctcacaatgagATGTTtcagttcttatcagtcatgcagtgacattcaatagtctgttatcagcagatgtcccctcccgagggaggtgaatgtggtcactcaaagagagagataaggcaaactgcccacttgataaaggtaatctgccatacagatggtaattgaaaacatcttgcattgcaatcttcaacagtaggatatttttttaaagaaatgaatGAGGCATTCACACCAgaaagcagccacaggacaggtaaatctttcagaaaaaggaatttattgctccattgcCAGAAGAAACTTTTTCCCTCCTGGCTCTGCGCTGAGGACTCCATTAGCATTcaaaggaagaagttgacactgaccagacagaatcctttgtttgagtagaatttatgcatcatgcatgagatgtatgaatatgcaatatGTTATTGCTTTTAAGCACTAACCTCTGTGCACGAGTGTCCTtgtttgggcttattttgcccagaaaaaggtacccagagcGTCAGTAACTCTTTGTTCTTATTGCCTTGTATCGTCCTAAATCTCAGTTATTCAAATTTTTATTAAtctaattatattatttttataaaaattttattactattaaacttgtAGAATTCTAAAACCCAGTGATTCACGTTTTTCACAAGTACAACCTCCAGCTAAGGCAAGCAAATGGACCATACCCAACAGAAACAATAAAGACTTGAAATTGGTCCTTGCGAGAGTCCAtccgaattttccctcatctgcctcatgatCTTCATTTGGGGACCGATGAAGAGAAGACCCCACCCTGAAAATCTCTGGCTTTGTAGGAGAAAGTTACACACACCAATGGCCCCAAGACCTGAGAGCACAGAGCTAAGCCATTGTTCTCACAGGTGGTGTTTGCTGCGTGCTACACTGAGCTcaatgagaagaagaaggggcaccgtgccctttttgcaacaacagccttggaagctgtcccacctctcggcctggctggacttctcctgagtttcaggtggtccccccacagaagaccctcacctgttttacaaccaccgggacagacagactgagatggaaggagcctctccatcaaggactgagacatggaacccccatgtgaaaaggcccctctgctccttccaaggactggcactgaaacccccagcccggggcaggtgtgtgggggaggcaagctgaccaaagcgagatgtttgcctgcaggttgtgaccgctgcaccaagaagacaatggctctcgcttactgctgagagcatggactacctgttacatctattccttattgtatctgtttccccTCTCACAATTTCCAATAGTTATCGTAATAAAAACTTCTGAGTTAGCGAGAGACTTCGAGATCTCCCCGATGTAACAGGCGGATCCTCGagtggactggaccaaaggactttgtCTCTACGTTGGAAGCTCtattccctctctccctcttttgtctctctcttcctctatctttttctctcccttaatccctctatcacgttttgctgtgctcattcaataaaggtgcatttgttttgattatcatTGCAAACCCCCTTGGTACTGGGTTGGTtctttttgcaccctgagatcaaatCCATGAACCATCACGAAACCCGTCTGTGAGGACGGATCGTGACACCCCCcgaagacccctccccaaattcccccccaaagcccccccagcagccccagaccCCGCTAAAACCCCCTCAAGTTCCCCCCAggccctccccaaatcccccctaaacCTCCTCAAGAcctctccccaaattcccctcacgacccctccaggacccctcacctgtccctgcgcctcctcagcagctcccggagccccccgtcctctcccagcgcctcccccgctctctccagcgcctcccgcaggacccgcccgagcccggggcggctcccgggggtccctgagggggtcccgggggcggggggggggggaagggggcgCCCGCTCCATGCAGGGCGCCGGGGTCAGGGGCGCCGCTCCATGCTTagctctgattggctggaacAGCGGGGGGAGGGCGGGAGTTGGTGAGGGGAGTTTGCCGGTGATTGGTTGGTTTCGTAGACGGCGCGGTGATTGACAGTAGGTGGGTGGGGGAGGCAGGCTTTGCCGAGGGGAAGCGCGCGGTGattggttggatagaggcaaagAAGGCGGGAGTTGCACAGGGGAGACACCCGGTGATAGGTTCGTTCAGCCCAAGAGAGGTGGGAGTAGCTGAGGGGATGCATACAGTGATTGGTTGGTTTGGAGCGGCGTGCGCTGTGATTCATTAATTTGGGAGATGAAGCGTGGGGATTGGATGCTTTGCAGCGGGGCACGTCGCTATTGGCTGGGAAATGCCCAGCATTTTTTAGGGAACACACCCAGTTTTTTGGAGGAAAACTGTcggattttaaaggaaaaattccCGTTTTTTGCAGCAGACACATTCCCGGATTTTTTGAACCCACGTGACcccaaataacccaaaaatactcgaaataaatcccaaagaacccaaaaaacccccaaacaaatcaaGATAAtcctaaaaaaccaaaaaagtcaACCTAAACCCAAAAGTCCCCAAATGATTTCAAGTACACCTAAAAAACCGCATATACACCAACATAAACCCCTAGAACCCCAAATGGTTCCAAATAAACCCACATAAACCCAAATaatcccaaacaaacacaaatacttccaaatacacacaaataattccaaataaacagaaataaaccaagTAAAAACCAAGATAAACCCTAAATAGTCCATAAATATCCCCAAAGAAACCCAAATAATCCGAAATAAACTCCAGTTCCTCCCGTCTTCACCCCAAACCAGATCCCGACCAATCGGAACGCGCGGCACTGATGACGTTCCACTCGCTGGGCACAAACTCAGAGCACTGGCCCCCGCTCAGCGATTTTCCGCCAATCAGCGCCCGGCCCGACTCTGACTCATCACTTGCCAGCCACACACCAAGGCCTCTCACTGCGGTAAATACTCAGAGACAGCGCAGGGTAatttccagccaatcagagcgcGTCTCGCTGACGACTCATCAGTTGCGAGGAgcagaatttggggaggggggaaggtgaccctggggatgggatggggaccccaaattaaTCCAAAACGGGGTCGGGAGCCCAAATCGGAGAAGGAGGggcctggagcccccaaaaccaaacacggGAGAGGGGATTGGGGGAACGATCAGAAAGGGGAGAGTAGGGAAAAGAGGGGGGTGGGAGACCAAAATTGAGCTGGGagatgggacccccaaattgagGTGGGAGGGGGATTGGACACCCAAATTGAGGTAGGAGGggaatgggacccccaaattaaGCTGGGAGGGGTATGGGATCCCAAAACTGAGCTGGGAGGAGGATGGGAAACCCCAAATTGAGCTGGGAGGGGGGTTGGACCCCCAGACAGGATGAAGCCAATTTTGTTCCTGGATTATGTAAAGTACTTTATGGATATGCAAAAAGTCTaggaatatgcaacaggctgatgtaaCAGGAGACAAGGACCATTGGACAAAGGTTGTTATGGCCACCAAGACCCCCCAGTTATTTTCAGGGAAACTTCTTAATTAATCTGGTTTTAATTACACCAGCATGTTGCATATTCAGAGACCCTCACACATACCTAAAAACTAATTTACATATTTTAGGAAGTATTTTACATGGCCCATCCTTGGCGGTGTCTCCCCATTTCAGGAGCctccactgaaatggaaaatgtaaacccccccCTCcctttgatgatgatgatgatgatacttattagtagtaataataataacaataaacaactataaaaataataattaattttgaaattgaggagctctcaggcaaagatatgggagtagaaataacagttctttattaggaaaaattaaaaatacaaatgcagtagcacaaacaaaaacaacagtcacagagtgtcatggtttgacactagcataatgccagtgcccccatgaaaatactcTCTCCCTGGTTTCtactgtgagatgtgaccaggaataaggaAAGCAGGCtcccacttagaaataaagaagaatTTATTAACTAAAcgacaaggggaaaaaaaagaaacacacaaggaaaatgaaaatttcacaaATACATCTGCCCCTCCTCCCCACCAACTCTCTATTACAGTACAATACAttccccaaatcaccaactctcgGTCCTGCACCACCCTTCAAACAATCAATcttcagttcatcaagaggagtggagtccttcttgtgccaTGGTGACCTCTTCCTTTcatgtccagtgctctcaccactgaatacggaccagagctgcttccagggtcatcttttaaggatgccttgtctcactccaaaaagggaACAGTCTCTCATTAGGGACACCTGCCCCTCCCAAATTATtgcccctggggccgaggggcaCCAACACTGAACCCTCTTGGGTGCAGGGCATTGCCCCCCCTGGATACAGTCTCTATATCACAAGGAaacatggttctgtccatggctacacaAAAAGAGTCCAGCAAAgcagccactccatcatctcttccaCCCGAGTTCTTCTCTATTCTTTTCATATCTCTCCCTTGCTCAGACCTTCAACACTTGCTCAGTTCCCTCTTCATCTTCCACTCCATCTCCCCTCCAGGAAAGGTCAATGCTCTGCAATGTTTTCATTGTCCACAAAGGGGCTAACAGCTCCTGCAAGCAGCCAGACACGcgggcaggctgtgctggcaacACATGATATCAAATTTCAAGATAACAGTCCCTGGCAGGGTTatctctatctctctctctctctctctctctctctctctctctctctctctctctctctctctctctctctctcttccccttctctccgaggggaggggggggcAGGAAATACCTCTCGGTACTTCTTCCATTCTTCCACCCTTGGGCCAGGCCTACCTCCCATCACTGTCCCAGGCCCGGCCACCTCACAGCCGCGTGGCTccccctccccctgccaagCCAGCAGCCgggacgggggaagagatccAAACCCTTTTCCCACCGGAAATCcaaagagagcctcccaggggaGAGCTCTGCTTTAAACCCCTGTGTTCTCGGAGGCGGATCCAATGTCCCAGTGGCCAAACCAGCTGCCAGTATTAAAATCTGAGCACCTATTGTTTGACCACAACATCCTAGACAACCTATTTCCTGTCAAATCACCACACAGAGTCAGAATActctgaaaatccatgaaaaaggttgatcctctgggaatccagtgggaaaagctgaaattttgggaatccagtgggaaaaagGGGTGATTCTCTGGgaatccagaagaaaaagctgaaatttttggaaccaagtggaaaaaaaggctGACCACATGGGAACACAGAGGGAAAGGGCTGATCCTTTGGGAATCCATTTCTTACCCCCCAAAGAcagggcaaaggcagggccGTGGAGATTTTACAGGGTATCCCAAAGGTGGAGTTGGGGTTGGGGTCAGGGGTGGAGTTCGTAGCAACACAAGAAGGGTGAAATCAAACTCCTGCCTCTTAGCAACAGCATCACTCCACACAGAACGTGTCTCCAAATACTAAATTCCCCctaaaaaaattgagaaattaCGGAACTTCAGATATATTCAATCAGGTTCCTTCATTTAACCCAGTTTAGGGTGTTTTTAAAGGATGAAggagaagcagaggaaaattaaggccaaaccaaaaggcgaagcagccaggtgtgttcccaacatggatctcagggaatgtgagtgaccagggctgtgcccaaagtgcctcctccagtgggggatggagctggagcagcgcacgaagctctgcccgcactcggggcactcgcagggcttcccttaccggtgcctccgttggtgttggATCAAGTTAGAGCTGTCAGAGAagttcttcccacactggggacactcgtagggcctctccccagtgtggatgcgctggtggatgacgagggtggagttgcgcttgaatcccttcccacagtcagggcattggaagggcctctcctctgtgtgaatgcaatagtgctggaggagatgggagctgttctgaaacctcttcctgcatttatcacactcgtagggcctctccccagtgtggatgcgccggtgcttgacgagggtggagttgtccttgaatcccttcccacagtcggggcattggaagggcctctcctctctgtgactcTGATAGTGCAGGAGGAGAACGGAGCTTCTTgtaaacctcttcccacacttggaacactcgtagggcctctccccagtgtggatcctctggtggctgatcaggctggagctctgcctgaagctcttcccacactccccacactcatagggcttctccccagtgtggatcctctcgTGCTTGATCAGGTCggagttccacctgaagctcttcccacactccccacactcgtagggccgttccccagtgtgggtcctctgatGCACAATCAGCTGggagttccacctgaagctcttcccacactcctcgcacgtgtggggcttctccctatcatggagctgctcatggagcaccagctccgagctctggctccatctccggccgccttcccggcccaggctggctctttccccctcagatccccgccggctgcgtttgcagcccctcctcgtgcggcatctccggggcttttcctccccgttgccttcctgcgccgtggagccgctcaaaacggcctcttccaccaggttctgccgcgggcatttgtcctccctgctctccatgctcagctcctgctctgggggaggaaggacaaggacaggatgggatttgcctctgtgccacaggcaagggcaaggagatcccccagggctgagctgcagccggggccgtgctgggctgggagatggagcagcacagaggggaaaggggcactgacttcctcctcacctgcctcagtgtcccggggcatcttcctcttcctcgcagcctc from Zonotrichia albicollis isolate bZonAlb1 chromosome 31, bZonAlb1.hap1, whole genome shotgun sequence harbors:
- the LOC141725844 gene encoding uncharacterized protein LOC141725844 isoform X1; protein product: MAADPAAPGRAKAGFPIAKAWEAARKRKMPRDTEAEQELSMESREDKCPRQNLVEEAVLSGSTAQEGNGEEKPRRCRTRRGCKRSRRGSEGERASLGREGGRRWSQSSELVLHEQLHDREKPHTCEECGKSFRWNSQLIVHQRTHTGERPYECGECGKSFRWNSDLIKHERIHTGEKPYECGECGKSFRQSSSLISHQRIHTGERPYECSKCGKRFTRSSVLLLHYQSHREERPFQCPDCGKGFKDNSTLVKHRRIHTGERPYECDKCRKRFQNSSHLLQHYCIHTEERPFQCPDCGKGFKRNSTLVIHQRIHTGERPYECPQCGKNFSDSSNLIQHQRRHR
- the LOC141725844 gene encoding uncharacterized protein LOC141725844 isoform X2, with the protein product MPRDTEAEQELSMESREDKCPRQNLVEEAVLSGSTAQEGNGEEKPRRCRTRRGCKRSRRGSEGERASLGREGGRRWSQSSELVLHEQLHDREKPHTCEECGKSFRWNSQLIVHQRTHTGERPYECGECGKSFRWNSDLIKHERIHTGEKPYECGECGKSFRQSSSLISHQRIHTGERPYECSKCGKRFTRSSVLLLHYQSHREERPFQCPDCGKGFKDNSTLVKHRRIHTGERPYECDKCRKRFQNSSHLLQHYCIHTEERPFQCPDCGKGFKRNSTLVIHQRIHTGERPYECPQCGKNFSDSSNLIQHQRRHR